Below is a genomic region from Caulobacter rhizosphaerae.
TCGGGACCCGACCCTAGTCGGACCTCGTAACTATCGACGATTTAGGTTCGTCACCATCACTTCAGTTGAGGACCGTTCCGCTCGCCCGGTTTTCGCGTCAATAATCACCGCCTCCTCAGTCGGGTCACCCACTCGCCACACTCGTTGAACGATCCACTTGCCCGCATCTAAGCCTGCGCGAAGTGGCCGATCTGGCAGTTTTAACTCAGCCCACGTTGAACTCGCGATCACTATGGCGTCCTCGCGAGATCGTACGAGGTCAGGCTTCGTAGGTTCATTTTGCGAAGCGGACGAGCAGGCCACCAACACGACGGCAGCCGCCAAGGGAAGCAAGACACGGAGCCGCATGTGAGCCTTTCGATCTTCGAGAAGGCGACATTTTGTCGGGTTCAACCGAGAACTCAATGCCCGCCTTCCCCCCTTCTCGGATGTTGGCGGCGTCCGCTTGTCGGCGTCCAGCAGTTCAGCGCTACTTGATCAGTTACGCGGCGCTGACCGTAAATCGGCGGGTGTACTCTGTCGGCAGCGCCGCATGGGGGCAGCCACCCTTGACCGCCTGCCGGTCGCCTGGCTGTGGCTCGGCGTGCGGCTTAAGCCGCTTCAGGGAAAGTCTTCCCACGCTGGTCAGCCGTGGCGCCAGAATTCCCGACTCCGCTTATGGCTGCTGACTCAGATGTGAATCGCGGCCCTCGGGTCTCGGCTTGCAACCTGCGCTCGAAACCGGAAACTGGCCTGGATGAAGCAGAGCCTCGACCATCTCCCCGCCGGCAAGCGCCGCGAACTGGAGTTCGTGGTCGAGACCCTGCGCGTGGCTTTCGCCGGCGCCGTGGCGCACCGGACCATGCCGCGCTTTCGCAATGCCAAGCTGCTCAAGATCATCCTGTTCGGCAGCTACGCTCGTGGCGACTGGGTGGAGGACCCGGTCGGCCGGTACTTCTCCGACTTCGACATCCTCGTCATCGTCAACCACGAGGACCTGACCGACGTCCCGGAGTTCTGGGCCAAGGCCGAGGAAACGCTGGTCGAAGCCTTGGCCTCAGGCCAGCACCTGCGCACCCCCGTCAGCGTGATCTACCACGCCCTCGACGACGTGAATGAGCAGCTGACGCTCGGCCGCTACTTCTTCACGGATATCGTTCGCGACGGCGTCGTGTTGTTCGAAGAGCCGGGCCATCCGCTAGCGGCGCCGGCGCCGCTGTCGGCAGCGCAAGCGCTTCAGGAAAGTCGGGACTACTACGAGGAGTGGCTCAAGAGCGCTGACCAGTTTTTTGAGACCGGGCGCGAGCACGTTGTTCGTGGCCCAGATTGGTCCAAGAAGGCAGCCTTCGAACTGCATCAGGCCGCCGAGCGCTACTATCACACGCTGTTCCTGGTCCTGACGCTCTACAGCCCCAAGACCCATAGCCTGAACCAGCTACGCAAGCTGGCTGAAGGCCTGGACCCGGCCTTGGCCCAGGTCTGGCCGGGACAGAACAAGTTCGAGCGGCGATGCTACGAACTGATCCGCGAGGCCTATGTGAAAGCCCGCTACTCGCGCCACTACCACATCACCGACGAGCAACTGGCTTGGCTGGAAGAGCGGATCGGCGTGCTGCGGGAGATGGTCCGCGAGCGGTGCGAGAAGCGTCTGGCCGAACTCCAGAGCGCCGCCTAGCGCTTCAGGCGGACACCGGCGCCGGCGGCGGCGTCGGCCGACACGAACACCACTCCGGCCGCCTCCAGCGTCGATTGCAGCTTGGCGAGGTTGGCGGTGAGGATATCGCCCTTGCCGGTCTCGAACCGCAGGATGGTGGAGTCGGCGACGCCCGAGGTTTCGGCCAGCTTGCGGACGCTGAAGCCGACCGCCGCGCGGGCCATCCGAACTTGGGCCGGGACTATCATTGCACCACCGGGATTCAATCTATCTTGACGGAATTTCATTGACCTAGTCAGTGAATTTCAGTCGACTGTAGCGGCAACAGCATCGAACTCCACTGATTTGAGATCAGCCCGGATCGATCCTTCGCCCTGGGAGCCTAGTTATGCCTGCGGACAGCCGACTTCCTTCTCCCTATCGCGTCGCGCCATTCTGGGCGCGGCGTCCGCCGCTCCGGTGGCTGTCGGCGCGAAGTCCACCCACGCCAATGCGATCGTCGAACGATGCGGGCAATGGCTGGCGGCTGACGCCGAGATCGACCGCCTGAGCTTGCGGTGGGCGGAGCTTGATCAGGCTGGCGCTGAGAAGGAGAGCTTAGAGGCGAGACTCAAGCATCTGCATCGGCGGCAGGCGCATGGGCTGGAGCAGATCGCCGACATGCATGCCCACGACCTGCGCGCCGTGGCCGGCAAGCTTGTGGTCGTGGCCAGCGTAACCGTCGTCGACGGATGAAGAACCCCGATACTGGGCGCGTGGAGCCTCGGTTCAACCCCGAAAGCGAGTGGGTCACGGTGGATGCGCCGCACCTCCGCATCGTCAGCGACGCGCTGTGGGATGCGGCGCGGCAGCGTCAAGACAGCCTGATCCACGTCTACGAGGACAACATGGCCAAGAGCCGCACGGCGGCCGCATCGGCCAACCGGCGGCCCAAGACTCTTCTGTCTGGTCTGTTGGTCTGTGGCGTGTGCGGGGGATCGGTGGCCAAGCGCGGGAACAACCGCTTCGGCTGCGTTGGCCACGTGATGGGCAAGGGTTGCTCCAACAGCCGCACCATCGTCCGCGACGTGCTGGAGGCGCGGGTCATCGCTGGGCTCAAGGATCGCCTCGTCTCGCCCGAGGTGATCGCCGAGGCCATGCGGGCTTTCATCGAGGAGAGCAACCGCCTCAACCAGCACCGCCGGGCCACGCGGGACGCGGACGTCCAGCGCCTGGAAAAGGCGCGCAAGGCCCTCGCCGGTATCGTCGCGGCTATCGAGGATGGCGGTTACAGCCGCCCGCTCATGGAGCGCCTGCGGGCTTTGGAGGCCGATGTCGAGACGTTGGAGGCGCAGATGGCGCAGGCCCCGGCCGATGCGCCGGACGTTCACCCCAATGTCGCTGATCTCTACCGCCGCCGTGTGGAAAGCCTGATCGACGCCTTGAACCGGTTGGAAGACCGGGATCGGGCGGCGCAGGACCTGCGGGCGGTCATCGACAAAATCGTCCTGACGCCTGGTGACAAGCGGGGTGAGGTGCAAGCCACGCTATACGGGGACTTCGAGACCGTCATCGCCTGGGCGATTCAGCGGGACGAGGCCCTGCGTGAAGCTGGCAAGAGCTTCTACGCCGAGCCTTTGTCGGTTGCGCGCGAAACACGGGCGGGAATGACGGCCAATTAGAGAATCAGGCGGGACCTGGATCCGCCCTTAAGCCGCGTCCAAATCCAGCGAATACCCCGCCGACCGCACGGTGCGGATCGGGTCGCCGTCCACGTCGCCGTTCAGCGCCTTGCGCAGGCGGCCGATGTGGACGTCCACCGTGCGGGCCTCGACATAGACGTCCGAGCCCCAGACCGCGTCCAGCAGCTGTTCGCGGCTGAACACCCGGCCCGGGTGCTGCATCAGGTAGTCGAGCAGGCGGAACTCGGTGGGGCCGAGGTGCACTTCCTTGCCCTGGCGCTTCACGCGGTGGGCGACGCGGTCGATGACGATGTCGCCGACCGTGATGCGGTCGTCGGCCAGGCCCGGGCGGATGCGGCGCAGGACGGCGCGGACGCGGGCGGTCAGCTCGATCATCGAGAACGGCTTGACCACGTAGTCGTCGGCCCCGGTGTCGAGGCCGCGGATGCGGTCGCTCTCCTCGCCGCGCGCCGTCAGCATGATGATCGGCACGTTGCGGGTCTCGGAGCGGCCGCGCAGGCGGCGGCAGACCTCGATGCCGGAGACCTTGGGCAGCATCCAGTCGAGGATCACCAGGTCGGGGGCGCGCTCGGAGGCCATGGTCAGGGCCTCCTCGCCGTCGCCGGCCACGCCGACGACATAGCCTTCCTTGTCGAGATTGTAGTGCAGCAGGGTGGCCAGGGCGTCTTCGTCTTCGACCACCAGAACGTACGGAGTCACTTGCGCTGGCCCTCTACCTAGTTCGACAGCTCGAGCTTGGGCCGCTGGGAGATAATCTCCTCGCCGGTCAGCTCGAAATGGATGATCTCGGCGATGTTGGTGGCGTGGTCGCCGATCCGCTCGAGGTTCTTGGCCACGAACAGCAGGTGGGCGCACGGATTGATCGTCCGGGGGTCGCCCATCATGTAGGTCAGCAGTTCGCGGAAGATGGCGTTGTAGTGCTCGTCGACCTCCTCGTCGCGGCCCCACACGCCGATGGCGCGCTGCAGGTCCGAGGCGGTGTAGGCGTCCAGCACGTCCTTCAGCCGGCCCTGGACCAGGCGGCCCATGCGCTCGATCGAGCGGGTCAGGGCGCTCATCGGGTCGGCCTCGGTCAGGATCAGGGCGCGCTTGCCGATGTTCTTGGCCATGTCGCCGCAGCGTTCCAGGCTCATCGAGATCTTCAGGGCGGCCACGGCGTGGCGCAGGTCCACGGCCATCGGCTGGCGCAGGGCGATCAGCCGGAAAGCCTTGCGCTCGATCTCGCCCTGCAGGGTGTCGAGCCGCTCGTCGCGGGCCACCACCTGCTGGGCCAGGGGCGCGTCGCGGCGGGCGATGCAGTCGATGGCGTCGGCGACCTGGGCCTCGGCCAGGCCGCCCATGCGGGTGACCTCGGCCGTGAGGTGGTTCAGCTCTTCGCCGTAGGATTTGACGGTATGTTCGGTCATCGGTTGCTTCCTCCGGTTAGCCGAAGCGGCCGGTGATGTAGTCTTGCGTGCGGGTGTCGCGAGGATTGGTGAACATCTCCTCGGTCGGACCGCTCTCGACCAGCTTGCCCAGGTGGAAGAAGGCGGTCTTCTGCGACACGCGGGCGGCCTGGGCCATCGAGTGGGTGACGATGACGATGCAGAACTGGCTGCGCAGCTCGTCGATCAGCTCCTCGATCTTGGCGGTGGCGATCGGGTCGAGGGCCGAGCAGGGCTCGTCCATCAGGATCACTTCCGGCGAGACGGCGATGGCGCGGGCGATGACCAGGCGCTGCTGCTGGCCACCGGACAGGCCGGTGCCGGGCTGGTGCAGGCGGTCGGAGACCTCGTTCCACAGGCCGGCCTTCTTCAGGCTGCTCTCGACGATGGCCTCCAGCTCGGCCTTGCCGGTGGCCAGGCCGTGGATCTTGGGCCCGTAGGCGACGTTCTCGAAGATCGTCTTGGGGAACGGGTTGGGCTTCTGGAACACCATGCCGACCCGCGAGCGCAGCACCACCGGATCGACGCTCTTGGCGTTGACGTCGGCGCCGTCGATCTCGATCGAGCCCGCGACCTTGGCCGAGGGGATGGTGTCGTTCATCCGGTTGATGCAGCGCAGGAAGGTCGACTTGCCGCAGCCCGACGGGCCGATGAAGGCGGTGACCGACTTGGCCGGCACGTCCAGGGAGACGTCGAACAGCGCCTGTTTCTCGCCGTAGAAGACATTGACGTCGCGGGCCCGGATCTTGAACTCGGTGGTGGTCACGTGGCCGTGGCCGGCGGGGATGGCGGCCGCCAGGGCGGGCGCGTGAGCGGCGATCGTGTCGTCGCGGTTTTCGGTCGGCATGGCGTGTCCCAGCGAAAGGCAGGAAGCGAGGGGATTGAGAAGGCGCATCAGTCTACCACCGGCGTTCGAAGCGACGGCGCAGGATCACCGCGGCGGCGTTCATGACGATCATGAAGACCAGCAGCACGATGATGGCGGCGGCGGTGCGTTCGTGGAAGGCGCGCTCCGAGGCGTTCTCCCAGATGAACACCTGGACCGGCAGCACGGTGGCCGAGCTGGTGAAGCTTTCCGGCGCGCCGGGCACGAAGGCGACCATGCCGATCATCAAGAGCGGCGCGGTCTCGCCCAGGGCGTGGGCCAGCGACAGGATGGCGCCGGTCATCACGCCGGGCATGGCCAGCGGCAGCACGTGGTGGAAGACGGTCTGGGCCTTGGACGCGCCGACGCCCAGGGCGGCTTCGCGGATCGACGGCGGCACCGCCTTCAGGGCGCTGCGGGTGGCGATGATCACGGTCGGCAGGGCCATCAGGGCTAGGACCAGGCCGCCGACCAGCGGCGAGCCGCGCGGCACGTGCAGCCAGTTGATGAACAGGGCCAGGCCCAGCAGGCCGTAGACGATCGACGGCACGGCGGCCAGGTTGTTGATGTTGACCTCGATGACGTCGGTCCAGCGGTTCTTGGGCGCGAACTCCTCGAGATAGACCGCGGCCATCACCCCCACCGGGATGGCGATCAGGGCGGTGATGACCAGCATCATGGCCGAGCCGATCACCGCGCCCCAGACGCCGGCCTGCTCGGGCTCGGTCGAGTCTGAATTGGTGAAGAACTTGGTGTTGAAGCCGGCCTTGACGGTGCCGTCCTTCCTCAGGCGGTCCAGCCAGTCCAGCTGCTGGTTGTCGAGCTTGCGGTCGCCCTCGGCGGTCGAGCGCTTGATCTCGCCCTTGTAGTAGAGGTCGGCGTCGGCCTTGACCGAGCCGGTGACGTCGACGGTCTTGCCGATCAGCGAGTGATCTTTCTTGACCATCTGCAGCAGCTGGTTGCCGAAGTCGCGCGAGACCAGGTCCTGGACCTTGCTGGACACTGTGCCCAGGTCGTCGTCCTGGACGCCCAGCTTCTTCATCATCGCCTCGGCGACGATGTAGTCGTAATTGACCCCTTCCAGGGCGCTGGTGTCGATGCGCTCGGGGTTCAGGTAGACCGGCACCGTCAGGGTGTGGGTCTCGAAGGTCGAATAGCCCTGGACCACGATGCGGCCGACCAGCACGACCAGGAAGATCATGGCGATGACGATCGCCGCGATGCCCTGGGCGCGGAACAGCTTTTCGGAACGGTGGCGCTTCTTGAGCAGGGCGTCGCGGGCCGACGAGGCCGGGCGAGCGGCGGGGGCGCCGGGGGAAATGGCCGCGTCAGTCATATTGTTCCCGGTACTTCTGGACGATGCGCAGGGCGATGATGTTCAGGCAGAGGGTGACCACGAACAGGGTCAGGCCCAGGCCGAAGGCCGACAGGGTCTTGGGGCTGTCGAATTCCTGGTCGCCGGTCAGCAGGGTGACGATCTGGACGGTCACGGTGGTGACGGTGTCGAGCGGGTTGGCGGTCAGCTTGGCCTGCAGGCCGGCGGCCATGGTGACGATCATGGTCTCGCCCACCGCGCGGGACACGGCCAGCAGCATGGCGGCCATGATGCCCGGCAGGGCGGCGGGCAGGACCACCTTCTTGACGGTCTCGGACTTGGTCGCGCCCATGGCGTAGCTGCCGTCGCGCAGGCTCTGGGGCACCGAGTTGATGATGTCGTCCGACAGCGAGGAGACGAAGGGGATCAGCATGATGCCCATCACCACCCCGGCCACCAGGGCCATCTGGTTCTGGACCTGCATCAGGTACTGGGCGATTCCGTCCAGCGGGCCGCCGGCCATCTGCTCGCCAATGCCGTTGAAGAAGGCGCGGAACAGCGGGCCGACGGTCAGGGCGGCGAAGAAGCCGTAGACCACGGTCGGCACCCCGGCCAGGATCTCGAGCAGCGGCTTGATCGTCGAGCGCAGGCCGCGGCCGGCGTATTCCGACAGGTAGATCGCCGAGTAGAGGCCGATCGGGGCGGCCACCAGCATGGCGATCATCATGACCAGGAAGGTGCCGGCGAACAGCGGCACCGCGCCGAACGCGCCGGACGAGGCCACCTGGTCGGCGCGCATGGCGATCTGCGGGGCCCATTCGGTGCCGAACAGGAAGCTGAGCGGCGAGACGCTCTCGAAGAAGCGCCAGCTCTCGTAGATCAGCGACATGACGATGCCGAGCGTCGTCAGCACGGCGGCGACCGAGCAGGCGACCAGCACGCCGGCGATCCAGCCCTCCACCCGGTTGCGGGCGCGGAATTCGGTGTTGATGCGCGGCGTGGCCAGCAGGAACCCGGCCAGGGCCAGCAGGCCGGCCAGGCCCAGGACCGAATAGCTGACGATGCCGTCGATCCGCTTGGCCTCGACCACCTTGGCGTCGAAGGCGGCCTTCAGCGGGCCCTCATAGGCCACCTCGCTGGGCGCCTGGCCGACGGCGACGGCGCTGACGTCGCTGAAGAACACGTCTTGTCGATCAGGGGTCAGGGCCTGGACAACCGCCGGGCGCTGGGCCTGCAGCATGGCGTCCTCGACCCGACCGCCGAAGGCCGCGCCCAGCAGCAGCAGCAGCGCCGCGGGGGCGCCGGCCCAGAGGGCGGCGTACAGGCCGTAATAGTTCGGCAGCGAGTGGAGCTTGGCCGTGGAGCCGCCGGACGACTTCAACGCGCGGCTTCGGCCGGCCATGAACGCCGCGCCGGAGAACAGGGCGAGGAAAAGGAGCGAGAGCCAGGTCAGCATGCGTGCGGCGGGGTCTTGCGCGAAGGATGCGGTGGCGACGCCCAACGCGCCGTACCGCCCGCGCCGATCTATGCCGTGCGGGCGCCGACCTTATGCGACGTTTTGGCGACAGTTTTGCGACAGCGTCCGGGAAGGGCGGGTTCGGGGCTTCCGCCCCCCGCCGTCATCCCGGGCCTCGTGCCCGGGACCCCTCCATCCGCCGCAGGTGCGAGGGTGTGGCGCGCCAGCGCGCCGTGGCGTCTCACCGTCAGCTGAACCGGGGATCCCGGGCACGAGACCCGGGATGACGGTTAGGTGGGGACGACGGGCTAGGTGGAAAGCGGCGACGGAGACGTGGCGCCCGCCGATGGGTCCCGGCCGTCACCCCGCGCCATCGGCAGATAGACCCCGAACGCCGCGCCCTCGCCCTGCACGCTCTCGACCGTCATGCCGCCCCGGTGGCGGTTCATGATGTGCTTGACGATCGCCAGGCCCAGGCCCGTGCCCGAACGCTCGCCGCTCTTCTGGCCCTCGACCCGGTAGAAGCGCTCGGTCAGGCGCGGCAGGTGCTCGCGGGCCAGGCCCGGCCCCCGGTCGCTGACCCGCAGCGAGGCGTAGCGCTCGTCCACCGCGTGGTCGGGGGTCAGCAGCGACATCCGCGCCGCGCCCGGGTCGCGCGGGGCGGCGGCCATGTCGGCGGTCAG
It encodes:
- a CDS encoding helix-turn-helix domain-containing protein → MARAAVGFSVRKLAETSGVADSTILRFETGKGDILTANLAKLQSTLEAAGVVFVSADAAAGAGVRLKR
- the phoU gene encoding phosphate signaling complex protein PhoU, which translates into the protein MTEHTVKSYGEELNHLTAEVTRMGGLAEAQVADAIDCIARRDAPLAQQVVARDERLDTLQGEIERKAFRLIALRQPMAVDLRHAVAALKISMSLERCGDMAKNIGKRALILTEADPMSALTRSIERMGRLVQGRLKDVLDAYTASDLQRAIGVWGRDEEVDEHYNAIFRELLTYMMGDPRTINPCAHLLFVAKNLERIGDHATNIAEIIHFELTGEEIISQRPKLELSN
- the pstA gene encoding phosphate ABC transporter permease PstA gives rise to the protein MTDAAISPGAPAARPASSARDALLKKRHRSEKLFRAQGIAAIVIAMIFLVVLVGRIVVQGYSTFETHTLTVPVYLNPERIDTSALEGVNYDYIVAEAMMKKLGVQDDDLGTVSSKVQDLVSRDFGNQLLQMVKKDHSLIGKTVDVTGSVKADADLYYKGEIKRSTAEGDRKLDNQQLDWLDRLRKDGTVKAGFNTKFFTNSDSTEPEQAGVWGAVIGSAMMLVITALIAIPVGVMAAVYLEEFAPKNRWTDVIEVNINNLAAVPSIVYGLLGLALFINWLHVPRGSPLVGGLVLALMALPTVIIATRSALKAVPPSIREAALGVGASKAQTVFHHVLPLAMPGVMTGAILSLAHALGETAPLLMIGMVAFVPGAPESFTSSATVLPVQVFIWENASERAFHERTAAAIIVLLVFMIVMNAAAVILRRRFERRW
- the pstC gene encoding phosphate ABC transporter permease subunit PstC, whose translation is MLTWLSLLFLALFSGAAFMAGRSRALKSSGGSTAKLHSLPNYYGLYAALWAGAPAALLLLLGAAFGGRVEDAMLQAQRPAVVQALTPDRQDVFFSDVSAVAVGQAPSEVAYEGPLKAAFDAKVVEAKRIDGIVSYSVLGLAGLLALAGFLLATPRINTEFRARNRVEGWIAGVLVACSVAAVLTTLGIVMSLIYESWRFFESVSPLSFLFGTEWAPQIAMRADQVASSGAFGAVPLFAGTFLVMMIAMLVAAPIGLYSAIYLSEYAGRGLRSTIKPLLEILAGVPTVVYGFFAALTVGPLFRAFFNGIGEQMAGGPLDGIAQYLMQVQNQMALVAGVVMGIMLIPFVSSLSDDIINSVPQSLRDGSYAMGATKSETVKKVVLPAALPGIMAAMLLAVSRAVGETMIVTMAAGLQAKLTANPLDTVTTVTVQIVTLLTGDQEFDSPKTLSAFGLGLTLFVVTLCLNIIALRIVQKYREQYD
- the pstB gene encoding phosphate ABC transporter ATP-binding protein PstB codes for the protein MPTENRDDTIAAHAPALAAAIPAGHGHVTTTEFKIRARDVNVFYGEKQALFDVSLDVPAKSVTAFIGPSGCGKSTFLRCINRMNDTIPSAKVAGSIEIDGADVNAKSVDPVVLRSRVGMVFQKPNPFPKTIFENVAYGPKIHGLATGKAELEAIVESSLKKAGLWNEVSDRLHQPGTGLSGGQQQRLVIARAIAVSPEVILMDEPCSALDPIATAKIEELIDELRSQFCIVIVTHSMAQAARVSQKTAFFHLGKLVESGPTEEMFTNPRDTRTQDYITGRFG
- a CDS encoding recombinase zinc beta ribbon domain-containing protein, with the protein product MKNPDTGRVEPRFNPESEWVTVDAPHLRIVSDALWDAARQRQDSLIHVYEDNMAKSRTAAASANRRPKTLLSGLLVCGVCGGSVAKRGNNRFGCVGHVMGKGCSNSRTIVRDVLEARVIAGLKDRLVSPEVIAEAMRAFIEESNRLNQHRRATRDADVQRLEKARKALAGIVAAIEDGGYSRPLMERLRALEADVETLEAQMAQAPADAPDVHPNVADLYRRRVESLIDALNRLEDRDRAAQDLRAVIDKIVLTPGDKRGEVQATLYGDFETVIAWAIQRDEALREAGKSFYAEPLSVARETRAGMTAN
- the phoB gene encoding phosphate regulon transcriptional regulator PhoB, whose translation is MTPYVLVVEDEDALATLLHYNLDKEGYVVGVAGDGEEALTMASERAPDLVILDWMLPKVSGIEVCRRLRGRSETRNVPIIMLTARGEESDRIRGLDTGADDYVVKPFSMIELTARVRAVLRRIRPGLADDRITVGDIVIDRVAHRVKRQGKEVHLGPTEFRLLDYLMQHPGRVFSREQLLDAVWGSDVYVEARTVDVHIGRLRKALNGDVDGDPIRTVRSAGYSLDLDAA
- a CDS encoding HEPN domain-containing protein, translated to MKQSLDHLPAGKRRELEFVVETLRVAFAGAVAHRTMPRFRNAKLLKIILFGSYARGDWVEDPVGRYFSDFDILVIVNHEDLTDVPEFWAKAEETLVEALASGQHLRTPVSVIYHALDDVNEQLTLGRYFFTDIVRDGVVLFEEPGHPLAAPAPLSAAQALQESRDYYEEWLKSADQFFETGREHVVRGPDWSKKAAFELHQAAERYYHTLFLVLTLYSPKTHSLNQLRKLAEGLDPALAQVWPGQNKFERRCYELIREAYVKARYSRHYHITDEQLAWLEERIGVLREMVRERCEKRLAELQSAA